The Verrucomicrobiota bacterium DNA segment ACGAATCTGGGGTGCAACCCGGCGAGCATTCCGGTGTGCAACCTGGACCCGACCAATGTGTTTGCGATTGATGATTGTCCGACCAACGACATACCGGTCATCACCTGTGCCAGTGTGGACGCGACCAATGGGTGCGTGCGCACGCGCACGCTGACTTACACGGCGACCGGCGGCTGCGGCAACACCGCCACCAAAACGACCGTCATCACCTGGACGGTGGACACGCTGCCCGTCTTGAGCATTGGGTTACAAGGTACCAACGTGGTGGTTTCATGGCCGGTACCGTGCTGCAACCCCTTTGTTTTGGAGCAAACACCCAGCCTCACTCTGCCGATCACTTGGACGCCGGCGCCGACACCAATCGTTGGTGGTGGCTCGAACACAGTGACTGTGCCTATTGGAACCGGCAACACCTTCTACCGGTTGAGGTATCCTTAAGACGGAACGAACCATAAAGTGCCGCAGGAGAGAGCGGGGTTTGTCCCGGTCTCTCCTGTTTGCTTTTGTCGCGCGGGTTCGGATTTCCCGAAAGCAGCTTGGCGATCGGTCCTGATGAATTCCGTTCGGCTTGAAGGCTCGCGGAAGTTGACACCGGTCTTTGTCGTTTCCCTTTCCGCTGTGAGCCGGGTCGCAAACCGTTTTCGTTTTCGCGCTCGCCCAACCATTCAAGCGTCCATCACCCAAATCGATCTTCGCTGATCAATTTCGTCAGGACTTCCTCTGTACGGCCATGACCTTTCTTGATTAAGAGCCATTGGGATCCAGTGATCTTTAACAAGCGTTCGCTATCACTGAACTTTCGTTCAACTTGATTCTCTGCCCGTCGAGCACCGCGCGGGTTGAATGCGAATTGTCCAATGCAAACTTACTGAAATGGGCGGGAGGTCCTTCGGAAATAGTTGCTTTTATGCCTCACACGCTCATTACCGAAGTTTCCGGCTCAACCCACTTCCCGTGTTCGCGAATCAAATCCACGAGGCGTTCCACGGCTTCGGCTTCGGGGATGTTGAATTTGATCGGCGTCTTGCCGACGTAGAGATTGATCTTGCCGGGCGCGCCGCCCACGTAGCCAAAGTCCGCGTCCGCCATCTCGCCCGGGCCGTTCACGATGCAGCCCATGATCGCGATCTTCACGCCCTTGAGATGCTCCGTGCGCGTCTTGATGCGCGCGGTCACGGTCTGCAAGTTGAACAACGTCCGTCCGCACGACGGGCACGCGACATAATCCGTCTTGAACGAACGGCAACCCGCCGCCTGCAAAATGTTGTAAGCCAGGCGCAGCGATTGGCCCGCGCCGGATTCGCCGCGAATCAAAATCGCGTCGCCAATTCCGTCCGCCAGCAGCGAACCGATGACGACGGAGGCGCGGAGGAGGGCGATCTTTGGCTCCAAAACTTCGTAGCCGCCGACGTCAGTCGGCGCACTTTGATTCGTTGGAGAAGTTTGCGCCGACTGACGTCGGCGGCTACCATCGGAAAACAAAATGTCCTTGAGGAGAATCGGATTGTTGCGCCCAAGCCGTTTCAGCTTCGACGCCAGCAGGCGGAACGCAGCAATGGCCGGGAGATTTGCGCCGTCCTTCACCGTTACAAGTTGAGTGTCGCAGTTGATGTCGAAGTCCTGCGTCGGATCAAGCTCCGCAACATTGAGGTCTTCGTAAACCGCCTCGGGCTTCACGTCGTCCTTGGGACGAATCTTTGGCGCAACTTTGTCCCACGTAGCCCGAGTGACGACGACGCGAATGAGTTGTTCGCCGCCGCATTTGGTGTTCTCGTTCAATTCGATTTCCGGCGTTTCGCGACGCTCGAAATGAAAAGGGTCGAAGGGAAAGCCGTGATTCGTGATTCGTGATTCGTGATT contains these protein-coding regions:
- the ispG gene encoding (E)-4-hydroxy-3-methylbut-2-enyl-diphosphate synthase → MQYCASPFLYQRRKSREIIVGDPKNGGFIMGGNHPVVLQSMLTCDTMDTAECVKQTLELVEVGCQLVRITAPTVKDAANLQNIVAELRQRGCLVPIVADIHFKPEAAMEAVKWVEVVRVNPGNYADSKKFAVKEYTDDQYAAELKRIEDKFTPLVLEAKKLKRCLRIGTNHGSLSDRIMNRYGDTPLGMVESALEFARICRKHDFHNFKFSMKSSNPKVMIECYRLLVARLEQEGPDWNYPIHLGVTEAGEGEDGRIKSAIGIGSLLCDGLGDTIRVSLTEDSPREIEVCRDLLAQIPVLTNHESRITNHGFPFDPFHFERRETPEIELNENTKCGGEQLIRVVVTRATWDKVAPKIRPKDDVKPEAVYEDLNVAELDPTQDFDINCDTQLVTVKDGANLPAIAAFRLLASKLKRLGRNNPILLKDILFSDGSRRRQSAQTSPTNQSAPTDVGGYEVLEPKIALLRASVVIGSLLADGIGDAILIRGESGAGQSLRLAYNILQAAGCRSFKTDYVACPSCGRTLFNLQTVTARIKTRTEHLKGVKIAIMGCIVNGPGEMADADFGYVGGAPGKINLYVGKTPIKFNIPEAEAVERLVDLIREHGKWVEPETSVMSV